The Stigmatella ashevillena genomic sequence CGCGGCCTCGAGGGAGGTCCGCAGGGCCTTGCGCCGGGCTTCGGGCGTCTCCGACTCCACCCGCGTCTCCCCCAGGCCGACCACCTCGTAGCGCTCGGGGAGATCTCCACCAAAGCGCTCCAGCACCAGCGTGGCGCCGACCTCGGCATAGGTGTGCCTGCTGTCGTCCTTGAGGATCTCCCGGGTGAAGGGCAGCTCCAGCGTCATCCGCCATGGGCGACCCTCGCGGACCTCCTTGTCCTGGAGCAGCTCGAAGCGCTTGCTGCCCTGGAGGGTCTGGTGGAAGAGGGCCCGGATCCGCTCCGGCTCCAGCGCAAGCTGGGAGTTGTCCGTGACCGTCTCCCCGGACAGCCTCACCTCTTCCACCGCGTAGCGGGGCGACTGAGAACGGCAGGCGCCCAGCAACAAGAGACTGGTGGTGAGGAGCAAGAACGGCTTCATGACCCCTTCACCGTACCGCACTCCCCCCCCAGCCGTCCCGTGAACCGTTAGCTCGTACTTCCCTCGGAGGAGCCACTTTCCGGAGGAGGCGGCGGCGGTGGCGACGGCCGCTCTGCCTCGGCAGGGGCATCCCCTCCCATCGAAGGCGGCGGTACCTCGCTGGCGGAGGCCGTCCCAGAGGCAGGCGTTCCCTCGGGAGACGGCTCCCCCGTAGGGGCAGCGCCAGGCGCTCCCGCTTCTGGCCGGTTGCCCCGACCCCGGCGCCCACGGCGGCGGCGGCGGCGGCGCTTGCGATCGGCTGGAGTCCCTCCCTCCGCGGGCGTACCCCCCGCCTCGGGTGTGCCGCCCACGAATGCGCTCGCGGCCTCGAGATCCTCATCCTCTCCTTCGTCGTCGCCCTCCTCCCCCTGGTCGTCCTCCTCCGAGGAAGACGGCGGCGGCGCCTTGGAGGGGCTGCTCTCGCGAACGGACTCGGCCTCGATGACCTTCGGCTCCTCGGCGAGCGAGGGCTCCTCGTCCTGTCCGGCCTCCTCGGTCCCGCGAGAGGGCGTCTCCTTCCCGCCCGACTCACCGCGGGTCTGCTGCTTCTCGCGCTGGCGCTCCTCCCGTCGGCGCTGCGCCTCATCGGCATCGAGCTTGGCCGTCTCGAAGAAGCGCTCGTCGATGTCGAACATCTCCACCTGGGTGATGGTCACCGCCGTCTTGGCCTCGAGGAATTTCTCGCCGAGCGCGTCCCCACACCACAACATCACCAGCGCGCCGCTGGCCTGGGCCTCGGTGCGGGCATCGCCCCGGGCCTCACCCGCGCTCACCAGCAGGCCCACCTGCGCCGAGTAGTGGCCAAGGTCACGCCGCAGCTCCTGCACCATCTTGCGATCGACGGTGGACGTGCCCTTGAGCAGCCGCACCGCATAGCGCAGCTCCACGCTGCCCTCGCGCTTGCGCGCGGTGAGCAAGGGGCCCTCCTTGGAACGCTTGGCGACCTTCAGCTCCCGGAAGTGAAGCGCGTGCATCATCTTCACGACGGACTTCTCGAAGGTGCCCACCTCCAACTCGCCCAAGCGCTTGCGCAGACCGCGCGCCACCGAGCGCCGCACGTCCTTGAGCGTCGTCTTGAGCGTGGCGAGCACCACCGGATCCACGAGCGGCTCCCCCGCGCCCGCAGGAGCGGCGGGGCGCGAGAGGATCGGCCGACCCCCTTCCAGGGGAATTCCCAGGGCGGCGGCGAACGCGGCCTGCAGCTCCAGGGGAGGCGCCTCGCTGGGCGATCCCGCGCGCTCCAGGAGCACCTCGCTCGACTGCTTGTTGAAGGAGAACTGGGGACGGCGGCCCGCGTCGATGCGGCGCTGGTTGTCCTCCAGCAGCGCGGTGAGCACCGCCTCCACCGTGAGATCCTCCGCGGCCAGCTCCCGCGACCGGGACCTCTCGATGAGCTGCTCGACCCGCAGCCCCGACCCAGCCTCGCTGAGGATCTCGAACACCACCTCTGGAAGGGGCGGGAACCGGCGCTTGCGGCCACGATCCTCCTCCTCATCCCGGCGACGCTTGCGCTCGCTGCCCCGACCCGTGGCCCGCACATTGTCCGTGCGGGGCTCGGGATGGCGCTCGGCGGGACGCAGCGGCGGCAGATCCTCTTCCGGGTTCGGCTCCACCACCCCGGTCTGCGCCAATGCTTCCAAATCCTCCTGCAAAGCCCAGTCCACCAAGGCAAACGTGTCCTTGGAGGTCACGACCACCTTGCGATCCCGCGTGCGCCGTGCCATCGCGGCCAGCCGCGACAACATCGTGATTTCGGGCGTCTTCCCGACGTGGGACAAGAGGTTCTGGGCGATGGACTTCTCGGTAATTTCGAGAAAGTGGAGGGGACGACCTTCGCTCTCCAGGATTCGGAGCGCGGCCTCGTAAAATGTCATCGAGTATTCCCCAAGAATTTCAGACGGTTACAAAAATGTAGGTCCGTATGGGCGGCGGATGCTAGCCACCTGTATTCTGGCTTGTCAACGAAGGGAACGGATGACCCGCTTTCGTCTTGGACAGCGCTGGAAGCGCGAACCCTCGGCTCCGCCGTTGGATTCCATCGCCTTGGAACTGGATGGCGTCAATCTTCTTTCCGGGGCCGTGGAGGAACCGCTCGTGGAGGTGGTGCCCGCCCTGACGCGTGCGGCGGCGGCGCTGCACTCCGGAAAGGAGCGGCTGGCGCAGGTCTCCCTGGCGGAGGCCGGCCTGGAACTGGTGCTGCGGCGCGCCGGGACCGAGGTGGATCTGTGCGTGGCGAGCCTCGGCCGCCCCGCCCGGCTGCTGCGGCCCCCCGTGCGGGTGGACCTGGAGGAGTTGGCGGAGGCGGCACGGGAGTGTGGCCGGAGCTTCCTCTCGGACCTCTCCCGGGTGGCCCCCGGGACGCTCTCCACGCCCCAGGCCCAGGCGCTGAACGCGGCCCTCCAGGAGCTGGGCGGCCCCGGGGGGGTGCTGAAAGAGCCCCGCCCCGAGCCCTTTTCCCGCCGGGTAGAGCCCTCGGAGGCACCGGGCTTCGGCTTCGAGCTGAAGGACTCCGCGGACCTCTTGCGCTCCCAGGGCAAAGGGCCGGGCGCGGCCCTGGGAACCCTGCTGTGCGCAGGCGAGGTCTGGCTGGCCCTTCCAGGCCATCCCACGGCGTGGCGGGCCCCCGGCCCCCCCTTCCTCACCGCGTTGGAACTCTCCAGGCAGGCGGTGGAGCTGGCACGGGCCGTGGAACTCGGCGAGCCCCGCTTCTCCCTGGAGCTTGCGGGGGTGAAGCCGACGCTCTCATTGGAGTTGACCACGGGGCGCGGCAAGCTGGGCGCGGGCCTTGCTTTCGAGGTGAAGGGCGAGGCGCTGGCGGCGGCGATGTTCCACCTCGGACAGGCGCTGGCGCTGGCCATCTCGGAGCGCGAGCGGACGCAGGCCTCCAACCCCTACTTGGTGGAGCTGACCGACCGGTGCCGGGAAGGACTGTCGCACTTGCGAGGGGCCGTGCCCCCTCCCGAAGGAGAGGCGCAAGCCCGGGGACGGGGGCGCTCATCAAGGGCCGGGAAGCCCCTGCCCGTTCCTGGACGCCTGCGCCGGTTGCGCTTCGAGAAACGCTGGGTGCACAAGGGGCTGACCGGCGCCGAGTTTGGCCAGCTCCACCTGGGGCGCCAGGCGGCGGTGTTCTGCTCGCGGGAGATGGCCTGTGCCCTGTCCCGCAAGGATGGAACGATGCTGTGGCGGCGCGCCTCGAGCCACGGCGTGGCGGCCACGGCGGACGGCCACGTGCTCACGGCGGACCTGGATCGCGTCCTCGGCTTCATGGGGGCGAGCACGAGCGCTCAGTGGTTGCACGATCATGACGGGCTGACGCTGGGGCCGCAGTTGCTGCGCCAGGACGGCCTGCTCATCACCTTGGCGGAGGACCGGACGGTGCTGGCCTTCGCGGAGGTGGGAGGCCGCGAGGCGTGGCGCCTGGCGCCTCCGCGGACCCAGCGCAGTTGGCTGGCCATGCAAGGCCACCGGGCGATGCTGGCCACGGATTCGGGCTACCTCTATGGCCTGGACATCACGGATGGGCAGGTGCGCTACCGGATGCGGGCGCCGCAGCCCTTTCACGGCACGCCGGTGCCCTGGGGCAAACACTTCGTGGCGATGCTCGGCCGCGGGTCGCACCACGCGCTGCTGATGGCGGATGCGCACTCGGGAGACGTGGCCTGGACGCGCGAGTTCCACCTCGCCATGCCGTCGGCCCCCCTGCCCTCCCGGACACGCCTGTACGTCGCCGGAGATCGAGACCGGGAGGGCGTCCTGCTCTGCCTGGACGCCAAGGGAAAGCTGCTGTGGGAACGCGCCCTGCACCTGGGCACGGGCCCCTATGCACTCGCCCCGCTGCCGGGAGCCGTGCTGGTCACCTCCGCCAGCGGCGCAGCGGCCCGGGTGGACACCTCCGGTGAGCTGAGCTGGCGCGTGGGCGCCGTGGGGGAACCGCTCGCGGGAGCCTTGCCCGCGCGAACTTCGCGAGGTGTCACCCTCATCCCGGGCGAACAAGTACGCGCCGTGGACCCCAAGGGAGGGCAGGTGCTGGGGCAGGTGCGCGCCGGCGCTGGACTCGTTGCGCTCCAGGTGGATTCCCGGCTCGGCCTCTACCTCCTGGACGACAGCGGAACCCTCGGAGCCTACAGGCTGGTATCT encodes the following:
- a CDS encoding outer membrane protein assembly factor BamB family protein, with product MTRFRLGQRWKREPSAPPLDSIALELDGVNLLSGAVEEPLVEVVPALTRAAAALHSGKERLAQVSLAEAGLELVLRRAGTEVDLCVASLGRPARLLRPPVRVDLEELAEAARECGRSFLSDLSRVAPGTLSTPQAQALNAALQELGGPGGVLKEPRPEPFSRRVEPSEAPGFGFELKDSADLLRSQGKGPGAALGTLLCAGEVWLALPGHPTAWRAPGPPFLTALELSRQAVELARAVELGEPRFSLELAGVKPTLSLELTTGRGKLGAGLAFEVKGEALAAAMFHLGQALALAISERERTQASNPYLVELTDRCREGLSHLRGAVPPPEGEAQARGRGRSSRAGKPLPVPGRLRRLRFEKRWVHKGLTGAEFGQLHLGRQAAVFCSREMACALSRKDGTMLWRRASSHGVAATADGHVLTADLDRVLGFMGASTSAQWLHDHDGLTLGPQLLRQDGLLITLAEDRTVLAFAEVGGREAWRLAPPRTQRSWLAMQGHRAMLATDSGYLYGLDITDGQVRYRMRAPQPFHGTPVPWGKHFVAMLGRGSHHALLMADAHSGDVAWTREFHLAMPSAPLPSRTRLYVAGDRDREGVLLCLDAKGKLLWERALHLGTGPYALAPLPGAVLVTSASGAAARVDTSGELSWRVGAVGEPLAGALPARTSRGVTLIPGEQVRAVDPKGGQVLGQVRAGAGLVALQVDSRLGLYLLDDSGTLGAYRLVSHFAVVEG
- a CDS encoding HTH domain-containing protein, which gives rise to MTFYEAALRILESEGRPLHFLEITEKSIAQNLLSHVGKTPEITMLSRLAAMARRTRDRKVVVTSKDTFALVDWALQEDLEALAQTGVVEPNPEEDLPPLRPAERHPEPRTDNVRATGRGSERKRRRDEEEDRGRKRRFPPLPEVVFEILSEAGSGLRVEQLIERSRSRELAAEDLTVEAVLTALLEDNQRRIDAGRRPQFSFNKQSSEVLLERAGSPSEAPPLELQAAFAAALGIPLEGGRPILSRPAAPAGAGEPLVDPVVLATLKTTLKDVRRSVARGLRKRLGELEVGTFEKSVVKMMHALHFRELKVAKRSKEGPLLTARKREGSVELRYAVRLLKGTSTVDRKMVQELRRDLGHYSAQVGLLVSAGEARGDARTEAQASGALVMLWCGDALGEKFLEAKTAVTITQVEMFDIDERFFETAKLDADEAQRRREERQREKQQTRGESGGKETPSRGTEEAGQDEEPSLAEEPKVIEAESVRESSPSKAPPPSSSEEDDQGEEGDDEGEDEDLEAASAFVGGTPEAGGTPAEGGTPADRKRRRRRRRGRRGRGNRPEAGAPGAAPTGEPSPEGTPASGTASASEVPPPSMGGDAPAEAERPSPPPPPPPESGSSEGSTS